A single region of the Bacteroidota bacterium genome encodes:
- a CDS encoding TonB-dependent receptor has product MLNLGSSQNTLYLPNSTIKLNVGVQSNLRMEDEGGGAISLNMHLLTGEYTFRWLKTINPHLDFAFANISSVEQNANYGKKRIVPDAWLAESSGSGYLKFHYTKSVFEIGGGGGLRYIKTLLTPGVNTPDKDIDPFTIYRPFVTGLAGWSYFPSQKWNLKTNISTGVRSPNLAELSSNGLHEGVFTYDIGDPTLKNEKNINSEVSIDYNGDILQGYAGVFYNHFIDYIYIEPTGEEWFGFPIYRYKQQTANLSGFEVEISCAPSVIKNATARIAYSAMQGIKADGSNLPFIPANKLTPELKYTVPQFKSAENIYAFVNSDFVFGQYNTAAYESSTPEYVLLNAGAGLVLHIAYFPVEISLAGNNLLNTVYVDHLSRFKDLGYKNIGLNLVLNIKIIFSKQIKSN; this is encoded by the coding sequence ATGTTAAATCTTGGTAGTTCACAAAATACATTGTATTTACCTAACTCAACTATTAAATTAAATGTTGGTGTACAATCGAATTTAAGAATGGAAGATGAAGGTGGTGGTGCCATCAGTTTAAATATGCATCTGCTAACAGGTGAGTACACATTCAGGTGGTTGAAAACAATTAATCCGCATTTGGATTTCGCATTTGCAAATATTTCAAGTGTGGAACAAAATGCGAATTATGGTAAAAAAAGAATTGTACCCGACGCCTGGTTGGCGGAAAGCAGTGGTTCAGGATATTTGAAATTTCATTATACTAAATCTGTGTTTGAAATTGGCGGCGGTGGTGGTTTGCGCTATATTAAAACATTGCTTACACCGGGAGTTAACACACCCGATAAGGATATTGACCCATTTACTATTTACCGTCCGTTTGTAACAGGACTTGCCGGTTGGAGTTATTTTCCATCGCAAAAATGGAATCTTAAAACGAATATCAGCACCGGTGTTCGCAGTCCGAATCTTGCTGAACTTTCATCTAACGGTTTACATGAAGGTGTATTTACTTATGATATTGGTGATCCAACATTAAAAAATGAAAAAAATATCAATTCCGAAGTAAGTATTGATTATAACGGCGATATTTTACAAGGATATGCAGGTGTATTTTATAATCATTTTATCGATTACATTTATATTGAACCAACAGGTGAAGAGTGGTTTGGATTTCCGATTTATCGTTATAAACAACAAACTGCAAATTTATCCGGTTTTGAAGTTGAGATAAGTTGTGCACCTTCTGTAATTAAAAATGCTACTGCTCGAATTGCATACTCTGCGATGCAAGGAATTAAAGCAGATGGCTCCAATTTGCCTTTTATTCCGGCAAATAAATTAACACCGGAATTGAAATATACTGTCCCGCAATTTAAATCTGCAGAAAACATTTATGCTTTTGTAAACAGCGATTTTGTTTTCGGACAGTATAATACTGCAGCTTACGAATCATCTACACCTGAATATGTATTACTAAATGCAGGAGCAGGACTGGTTTTACATATTGCATATTTCCCTGTTGAAATCAGCCTTGCAGGAAACAATTTACTCAACACCGTTTATGTTGATCATTTATCCCGCTTTAAAGATTTAGGTTATAAAAATATTGGCTTAAATCTCGTATTAAATATTAAAATAATTTTTTCCAAACAAATTAAAAGTAACTAA
- a CDS encoding segregation/condensation protein A, translating to MQDQQTFEIKLPQFEGPFDLLLFFIERDELDIHDIPISIITKDFLDYIHSMTQLNIEVASDFILVAATLMRIKAKMLLPRKELDEFGNEIDPRKELVDRLLEYKRYKEVITDLSSLEDGRQLKIQRGNITMEHELLAKKHSNEMELSSINLFVLLKVFQKVMDRFNNQPTVKEHVVFSYNYSIEEESFGVYAYCKGKKNVPFGEVFTSCKDRYQAVFRFLSVLDLIAQQKLTLLVGEGPNNFWLTSDNEN from the coding sequence ATGCAGGACCAACAAACATTCGAAATAAAGCTGCCTCAATTTGAGGGGCCATTTGATTTGTTATTATTTTTTATTGAAAGAGATGAACTTGATATTCATGATATTCCGATTTCTATAATAACAAAAGATTTTCTCGACTATATTCATTCAATGACGCAATTAAATATTGAAGTAGCCAGCGATTTCATTCTGGTTGCAGCAACATTAATGCGTATTAAAGCAAAAATGCTCCTGCCTCGCAAAGAGTTGGATGAATTTGGTAACGAAATTGACCCACGTAAAGAACTTGTTGACCGACTGCTTGAATACAAACGGTATAAAGAAGTTATTACCGACCTTTCTTCACTTGAAGATGGCCGTCAGTTGAAAATTCAACGTGGCAATATCACTATGGAACATGAGTTGCTTGCTAAAAAACACAGCAATGAAATGGAACTCAGCAGTATAAATTTATTTGTACTGTTAAAAGTTTTCCAGAAGGTAATGGACCGGTTTAATAACCAGCCTACGGTTAAAGAACACGTTGTGTTTTCTTACAACTACTCTATTGAAGAGGAAAGTTTTGGCGTTTATGCTTATTGTAAAGGCAAAAAAAATGTTCCTTTTGGAGAAGTATTTACCAGTTGTAAAGACCGTTATCAGGCAGTTTTCCGTTTTTTAAGTGTGCTCGATTTAATTGCACAACAAAAACTTACATTACTGGTTGGTGAAGGTCCAAATAATTTCTGGTTGACATCCGACAACGAAAATTAA
- a CDS encoding TonB-dependent receptor plug domain-containing protein, with protein sequence MYSSFNKCWILSMCLLLTGIIRAQVDTVKLLPVIVTSFQDESATQTSIQIQPITLKQISQSGAFNLSDALAKIPGVSQLSTGIAISKPVIRGLYGNRVLVLVSGLRFDNQQWQDEHGLGLSEIGIDRVELIKGPYSILHGTEAVAGVINIIEEAKPELHTAQTDYGIKINSNTLGGMMQFGYKANYGNNWMRIRIGAENNADYADGSGTRVLNSRFDGYYLKGTYGFNKKNWTSENNYHFSFNHYGFIFSDITDFFEEPDARWARNFSGATSCCYVKSW encoded by the coding sequence ATGTATTCATCATTTAATAAATGTTGGATACTGAGTATGTGTTTATTGTTAACCGGAATTATTCGTGCACAGGTTGATACGGTAAAATTATTACCGGTAATTGTCACCTCGTTTCAGGATGAATCTGCAACACAAACCAGTATTCAAATACAGCCCATTACGCTGAAACAAATATCGCAAAGCGGCGCATTTAACCTTAGCGATGCACTTGCTAAAATACCGGGTGTTAGTCAGCTGTCAACCGGCATTGCCATCTCGAAACCTGTAATACGAGGATTATATGGCAACAGGGTTTTAGTATTGGTTTCCGGATTGCGTTTTGATAATCAGCAATGGCAAGATGAACATGGATTGGGATTAAGTGAAATAGGTATTGACAGAGTTGAATTAATAAAAGGCCCATATTCCATTTTACATGGAACAGAAGCTGTTGCGGGTGTGATCAACATAATAGAAGAAGCAAAACCAGAACTACATACTGCGCAAACTGATTATGGAATTAAAATAAATTCAAATACCCTGGGTGGAATGATGCAATTCGGTTACAAAGCAAATTATGGCAATAACTGGATGCGCATCAGAATTGGTGCTGAAAATAATGCCGATTATGCTGATGGTAGTGGCACACGTGTTTTGAATAGTCGCTTCGACGGTTATTATTTAAAAGGCACTTATGGTTTTAATAAAAAAAATTGGACGAGTGAAAATAATTATCACTTTTCGTTTAATCATTATGGATTTATTTTTAGCGATATCACCGATTTTTTTGAAGAACCTGATGCTCGTTGGGCGCGTAATTTTTCCGGGGCCACATCATGTTGTTATGTTAAATCTTGGTAG